In Variovorax paradoxus, a single genomic region encodes these proteins:
- a CDS encoding TRAP transporter substrate-binding protein: MDRRSLIKNAGIAGVLAAGIAPAVHAQTAVRWRLASSFPRSLDTIFGSAEMLSKTVKALSGGKFEISVHPAGELMPAFGVVDALQGDTLEMAQTAAYYFTGKDPIFAFSCAVPFGLTARQTDSWKEYGNGRKLLDAFFAQYNFRTASAGNTGTQMGGWYRKEIKTVADLKGLKMRMGGGVFGEAMAKLGVVSQNMPAGDVYQALEKGTLDAAEFVGPYDDEKLGFNKVAPYYYYPGWWEGGADLEFFINNKAFAKLSDENKAILDAATKVAARDMIAKYDAYNPVALKRLVAAKTELKPFPKAVMDAGFKASMEVFAEHEAKSPEFKKIHQDMRAFQRDQILWNRFSEYPFNQYMNSVKI, from the coding sequence ATGGATCGTCGTTCCCTTATCAAAAACGCCGGCATCGCCGGCGTTTTGGCTGCCGGCATCGCGCCTGCCGTTCATGCGCAGACCGCGGTGCGCTGGCGCCTGGCCTCGAGCTTCCCGCGCTCGCTCGACACGATTTTCGGCAGCGCCGAAATGCTGTCGAAGACTGTCAAGGCACTGTCTGGCGGCAAGTTCGAAATCTCGGTCCACCCCGCCGGCGAACTGATGCCCGCGTTCGGCGTGGTCGATGCATTGCAGGGCGACACGCTCGAAATGGCGCAGACCGCGGCCTATTACTTCACCGGCAAGGATCCGATCTTCGCGTTCAGCTGCGCGGTGCCCTTCGGGCTGACCGCACGCCAGACCGACTCCTGGAAAGAGTACGGCAACGGCCGCAAGCTGCTCGACGCCTTCTTCGCGCAATACAACTTCCGCACCGCCAGCGCAGGCAACACCGGCACGCAGATGGGCGGCTGGTACCGCAAGGAAATCAAGACGGTCGCCGACCTCAAGGGCCTGAAGATGCGCATGGGCGGCGGCGTGTTCGGCGAGGCCATGGCCAAGCTGGGCGTGGTGTCGCAGAACATGCCCGCCGGCGACGTGTACCAGGCGCTCGAAAAGGGCACGCTGGACGCGGCCGAGTTCGTCGGCCCCTACGACGACGAGAAGCTGGGCTTCAACAAGGTGGCTCCTTACTACTACTACCCCGGCTGGTGGGAAGGCGGCGCCGACCTCGAGTTCTTCATCAACAACAAGGCCTTCGCCAAGCTGTCGGACGAGAACAAGGCGATCCTCGACGCGGCGACCAAGGTCGCGGCGCGCGACATGATCGCCAAGTACGACGCCTACAACCCGGTGGCGCTCAAGCGCCTGGTGGCCGCCAAGACCGAGCTCAAGCCGTTCCCCAAGGCCGTGATGGACGCGGGCTTCAAGGCCTCGATGGAAGTCTTCGCCGAGCACGAAGCCAAGTCGCCCGAGTTCAAGAAGATCCACCAGGACATGCGCGCCTTCCAGCGCGACCAGATCCTGTGGAACCGCTTCTCGGAGTACCCGTTCAACCAGTACATGAACTCGGTCAAGATCTGA
- a CDS encoding ABC transporter ATP-binding protein yields MSDNTLLTLKNVSRHFGGLKVLQDVNLDIPKGGIFGLIGPNGAGKTTVFNLITGLLPTTSGTIHFQGQDLAGRKPFQITRGGIARTFQNIRIFKEMSLLENVTVGMDAKLRYGPLGLLASTGMFRSEEKRARDRARELLSWVKLDHKANDVADNLSYGDQRKLELARALATEPTLLLLDEPVAGMNSTEKSELMVEIENIAARGFTVFMIEHDMRFVMGLCQQIAVLNFGRIIARGGPEQIRNDPQVIEAYLGREDDEATNDQETAA; encoded by the coding sequence ATGAGCGACAACACCCTTCTCACGTTGAAGAACGTGTCGCGCCATTTCGGCGGACTCAAGGTCCTGCAGGACGTGAACCTGGACATTCCGAAGGGCGGCATCTTCGGGCTCATCGGCCCGAACGGCGCGGGCAAGACGACGGTGTTCAACCTGATCACCGGCCTGCTGCCCACCACCAGCGGCACCATCCACTTCCAGGGCCAGGATCTGGCGGGCCGCAAGCCCTTCCAGATCACCCGTGGCGGCATCGCGCGCACCTTCCAGAACATCCGCATCTTCAAGGAGATGTCGCTGCTGGAGAACGTGACTGTCGGCATGGACGCCAAGCTGCGCTACGGCCCGCTGGGCCTGCTCGCGAGCACGGGCATGTTCCGCAGCGAGGAAAAGCGCGCCCGCGACCGTGCGCGCGAACTGCTGAGCTGGGTCAAGCTGGACCACAAGGCGAACGACGTGGCCGACAACCTCTCGTACGGCGACCAGCGCAAGCTGGAGCTCGCACGCGCGCTGGCCACCGAGCCGACGCTGCTGCTGCTGGACGAGCCGGTGGCCGGCATGAACAGCACCGAGAAGAGCGAGCTGATGGTCGAGATCGAGAACATCGCGGCGCGCGGCTTCACGGTCTTCATGATCGAGCACGACATGCGCTTCGTGATGGGCCTGTGCCAGCAGATCGCGGTGCTGAACTTCGGCCGCATCATCGCGCGCGGCGGCCCCGAGCAGATCCGCAACGACCCGCAGGTGATCGAGGCCTACCTCGGCCGCGAAGACGACGAAGCCACGAACGACCAGGAGACCGCGGCATGA
- a CDS encoding branched-chain amino acid ABC transporter permease — protein MEAFDNFWSVYSNLVLSLGINGLLALSIWLTLACGMLALANAAFMGIGAYTASILTLNYGAPFPVAIAAGMAAPALVAFIIGKPTLRLSGVYLAMATLAFGEVVRIAILNAESLTGGALGLNGIPQSTEWWHVALALVLTLVVLWRIRRSKVGRAFEAIKEDETAAGLMGIDVAGHKMLAFVLGGAIAGLAGTLNAHLTFFIGPAEYGFNRAVDILTMAILGGIGSLTGPVLGGTILTLLPETLRGLGAFRLVVNGFILVLIVLFLPKGIWDPARIRQWFGRKGSAA, from the coding sequence ATGGAAGCCTTCGACAACTTCTGGTCGGTCTACAGCAACCTGGTGCTCTCGCTGGGCATCAACGGGCTGCTGGCACTCTCGATCTGGCTCACCCTGGCCTGCGGCATGCTGGCGCTGGCCAATGCAGCCTTCATGGGCATCGGCGCGTACACCGCGTCGATCCTCACGCTGAACTACGGCGCGCCGTTCCCGGTGGCCATTGCCGCCGGCATGGCCGCGCCGGCGCTGGTCGCCTTCATCATCGGCAAGCCCACGCTGCGGCTGTCGGGCGTGTACCTGGCCATGGCCACGCTGGCCTTCGGCGAGGTGGTGCGCATCGCCATCCTGAACGCCGAATCGCTCACGGGCGGCGCGCTGGGCCTGAACGGCATTCCGCAATCCACCGAGTGGTGGCACGTGGCGCTGGCGCTGGTGCTCACGCTGGTGGTGCTGTGGCGCATCCGCCGCTCCAAGGTCGGCCGCGCCTTCGAGGCCATCAAGGAAGACGAAACCGCCGCCGGCCTGATGGGCATCGACGTGGCGGGCCACAAGATGCTGGCCTTCGTGCTGGGCGGCGCCATCGCCGGCCTGGCGGGCACGCTGAACGCGCACCTGACCTTCTTCATCGGCCCGGCCGAATACGGCTTCAACCGCGCGGTCGACATCCTGACGATGGCGATCCTCGGCGGCATCGGCAGCCTCACCGGTCCGGTGCTGGGCGGCACCATCCTCACGCTGCTGCCGGAAACGCTGCGCGGCCTGGGCGCGTTCCGTCTCGTGGTCAACGGCTTCATCCTGGTGCTGATCGTGCTGTTCCTGCCCAAGGGCATCTGGGACCCGGCGCGCATCCGCCAGTGGTTCGGCCGCAAGGGGAGCGCGGCATGA
- a CDS encoding TRAP transporter large permease, which yields MEFIVANFAPIMFAGLICFLLLGYPVAFSLGACGLFFGLVGIELGVFQSSVMAWLPQRLIGIMANDTLLAVPFFTLMGLILERSGMAEDLLDTVGQVFGPMRGGLALAVIFVGALLAATTGVVAASVISMGLISLPIMLRYGYDRRLSSGVIAASGTLAQIIPPSLVLIIMADQLGKSVGDMYKGAFLPGFMLMGLYVVYVVFLAIFRPAQVPALPPEARTFREPNGSGGYTSLVALAALSAVVAVWLARNMAAVHTWFQGQEVTSVATDEKVVVAMCGGVFVALVIALINKGLKLNLLSRLAERVTFVLIPPLLLIFLVLGTIFLGVATPTEGGAMGALGALIMAWVRRRMSLALLKQALASTTKLSSFVMFILIGATVFSLVFQAADGPIWVEHLLSSLPGGPVGFLIAVNVLVFFLAFFLDYFELSFIVVPLLAPVAHKLGIDLIWFGVLLAVNMQTSFMHPPFGFALFFLRSVAPDKQYVDRVTQKVMEPVTTMQIYRGAVPFVLIQLTMVGVLIAFPQIVTGALDKEVKVNLDDIGAQMRDSLKQEDGAPGADPYGGPEDAAPPGAEPQPGAEGAAPTPAPEPAPAESGESDPMKAMQDALKQQNKP from the coding sequence ATGGAATTCATTGTTGCCAACTTCGCCCCGATCATGTTCGCGGGACTGATCTGCTTCCTCCTGCTGGGCTACCCGGTCGCCTTCAGCCTCGGGGCCTGCGGCCTGTTCTTCGGTCTCGTCGGCATCGAGCTCGGCGTGTTCCAGTCGTCGGTGATGGCGTGGCTGCCCCAGCGGCTGATCGGCATCATGGCCAACGACACACTGCTGGCGGTGCCCTTCTTCACGCTCATGGGGCTCATATTGGAGCGCAGCGGCATGGCCGAGGACCTGCTCGACACGGTCGGCCAGGTCTTCGGTCCGATGCGCGGCGGCCTGGCGCTGGCGGTGATCTTCGTCGGCGCGCTGCTGGCGGCCACCACCGGGGTGGTGGCGGCCTCGGTCATCTCGATGGGCCTGATCTCGCTGCCGATCATGCTGCGCTACGGCTACGACCGGCGGCTTTCCAGCGGCGTCATTGCCGCCTCGGGCACGCTGGCGCAGATCATCCCGCCCTCGCTGGTGCTGATCATCATGGCCGACCAGCTCGGCAAGAGCGTCGGCGACATGTACAAGGGCGCCTTCCTGCCCGGCTTCATGCTGATGGGCCTGTACGTGGTCTATGTCGTGTTCCTCGCGATCTTCAGGCCCGCGCAGGTGCCCGCGCTGCCGCCCGAGGCGCGCACCTTCCGCGAACCCAACGGCAGCGGCGGCTATACGTCGCTGGTGGCGCTTGCAGCGCTGTCGGCCGTGGTGGCGGTCTGGCTGGCTCGCAACATGGCCGCCGTCCACACCTGGTTCCAGGGCCAGGAGGTGACCTCGGTGGCCACCGACGAGAAAGTCGTCGTCGCCATGTGCGGCGGCGTGTTCGTCGCGCTGGTCATCGCGCTGATCAACAAGGGCCTGAAGCTCAACCTGCTGTCGCGGCTGGCCGAGCGCGTGACCTTCGTGCTCATTCCGCCGCTGCTGCTGATCTTCCTCGTGCTGGGCACCATCTTCCTGGGCGTGGCCACGCCCACCGAAGGCGGCGCGATGGGTGCCTTGGGCGCCCTGATCATGGCCTGGGTGCGCCGGCGCATGAGCCTCGCCCTGCTGAAGCAGGCGCTGGCCTCCACCACCAAGCTGTCCAGCTTCGTGATGTTCATCCTGATCGGCGCGACGGTGTTCAGCCTGGTGTTCCAGGCCGCCGACGGCCCGATCTGGGTCGAGCACCTGCTGTCGTCCCTGCCCGGCGGCCCGGTGGGCTTCCTGATCGCGGTGAACGTGCTGGTGTTCTTCCTCGCGTTCTTCCTGGACTACTTCGAGCTGTCGTTCATCGTGGTGCCGTTGCTGGCGCCGGTGGCCCACAAGCTGGGCATCGACCTGATCTGGTTCGGCGTGCTGCTGGCAGTGAACATGCAGACCTCGTTCATGCATCCGCCCTTCGGCTTCGCGCTGTTCTTCCTGCGCTCCGTCGCACCGGACAAGCAGTACGTGGACCGCGTGACCCAGAAGGTCATGGAGCCGGTCACGACGATGCAGATCTACAGGGGCGCGGTCCCGTTCGTGCTGATCCAGCTCACCATGGTGGGCGTGCTGATCGCGTTCCCTCAGATCGTGACGGGCGCCCTCGACAAGGAGGTCAAGGTCAACCTCGACGACATCGGGGCGCAGATGCGCGACAGCCTGAAGCAGGAAGATGGCGCGCCGGGGGCCGACCCCTACGGCGGCCCCGAGGACGCCGCGCCGCCTGGCGCCGAGCCGCAGCCGGGCGCCGAAGGCGCCGCGCCGACACCGGCGCCCGAGCCAGCGCCGGCCGAAAGCGGCGAGAGCGACCCCATGAAGGCCATGCAGGACGCGCTCAAGCAGCAAAACAAGCCCTGA
- a CDS encoding SUMF1/EgtB/PvdO family nonheme iron enzyme has product MAQTPRPPPAPAVATSQSIDSPEMSRAGRDLLSLALIDARNHTLHLLSLFEQALGEGLSTPRVPDVVPPLWLAGHIGWFAEWWIGRNTQRAFGAECPVRPTRLAAIEPGADGWWNPAQSAPGERWSPELPDLAQTKAYLLETLESTLELLEHAAETDAGLYFYRLALFHEDLRGEQFVVMAQTLGLPLGVEQAPIAVTREPLLLPATRWELGVPESGFAFAQERAAHRVDVPEFEIDAQPVTWNQYVEFVDDGGYDREELWRGEGWRWLSAQIEGRRGPRHVEQIGAARHGSGGSVLQHRFGATVRAAGHHSAVHLSWWEADAWARWAGRRIATEVEWEIAAHTAARRGFRWADVHEWTAGTLSPWPGYRADPWSAGGEFDPAAAFGRARVLRGASFATRARLRSPKRRGFALPERDDGFFGFRTCAL; this is encoded by the coding sequence ATGGCTCAGACACCGCGACCCCCTCCGGCCCCGGCCGTGGCGACGTCCCAATCGATCGATTCGCCCGAGATGAGCCGCGCGGGCCGGGACCTGCTTTCCCTGGCGCTGATCGACGCGCGCAACCACACCTTGCACCTGCTGTCGCTCTTCGAGCAGGCGCTCGGCGAAGGCCTGTCGACGCCGCGTGTACCGGACGTCGTGCCGCCCTTGTGGCTGGCCGGCCATATCGGCTGGTTCGCCGAATGGTGGATCGGGCGCAACACGCAGCGAGCCTTCGGCGCCGAATGCCCGGTGCGGCCCACGCGGCTGGCGGCCATCGAGCCCGGTGCCGACGGCTGGTGGAACCCGGCGCAAAGCGCGCCCGGCGAGCGCTGGTCGCCGGAGCTGCCCGACCTCGCCCAGACCAAGGCCTACCTGCTCGAAACGCTGGAGAGCACGCTCGAACTGCTGGAGCATGCGGCCGAGACGGACGCCGGCCTGTACTTCTACCGGCTCGCGCTGTTCCATGAAGACCTGCGCGGCGAACAGTTCGTCGTGATGGCGCAGACGCTCGGACTGCCTCTGGGCGTCGAGCAGGCGCCGATAGCCGTCACGCGCGAGCCGCTGCTGCTGCCGGCCACCCGCTGGGAACTGGGCGTGCCCGAGAGCGGCTTTGCCTTCGCGCAGGAGCGTGCGGCGCACCGCGTCGACGTGCCCGAGTTCGAGATCGACGCCCAGCCCGTCACCTGGAACCAGTACGTCGAGTTCGTCGACGATGGCGGTTACGACCGCGAAGAGCTGTGGCGCGGCGAAGGCTGGCGCTGGCTCTCGGCGCAGATCGAAGGGCGGCGCGGGCCGCGTCATGTGGAGCAGATCGGTGCCGCGCGGCATGGCTCTGGCGGCTCGGTGCTGCAGCATCGCTTTGGCGCGACGGTGCGTGCCGCCGGCCACCACAGCGCGGTGCACTTGAGCTGGTGGGAAGCCGACGCCTGGGCGCGCTGGGCCGGACGCCGCATCGCGACCGAGGTCGAATGGGAGATCGCCGCGCACACCGCCGCGCGGCGCGGCTTTCGCTGGGCCGACGTGCACGAGTGGACCGCCGGCACGCTGAGCCCCTGGCCCGGCTACCGGGCCGACCCCTGGAGCGCGGGCGGCGAATTCGACCCCGCCGCGGCATTCGGGCGTGCGCGCGTGCTGCGGGGCGCCTCGTTCGCGACGCGTGCGCGTCTTCGCTCGCCCAAGCGGCGCGGCTTTGCTTTGCCGGAGCGCGACGACGGATTCTTCGGCTTCCGCACCTGCGCGCTGTAG
- a CDS encoding ABC transporter substrate-binding protein: MRLPNSFKPALLAFAAATAFGAQAADIKIGVAAALSGGAAQYGSAIRNGFQLAADEINAAGGINGDKIVLAVEDEQGKKEDAINVFKKLIFQDKVLMTFGPTLSNSAQAADPIAQAAKTVAFGTSNTADGITSIGDYVFRNSVTEADVLPETLRVAIKHANVKKVAVLYGNDDVFTKSGYDNFKKALEDLKLPVTTTETFAKGDVDFKAQLTKIKATNPDAIVLSALLAEGAPIMVQARQLGLNVPVIGGNGMNSTKIFDLAKGSSDNLYVGSPWSASNATPENTKFQKAYNDKFKMAPDQFAAQAYDGLYVVAQALKGVKLSGNLAADRTALRDALPNVKWTGATGAFAFARAKDKAGKPAGYDAQQTAIVSVTKGTAFVIEK, translated from the coding sequence ATGAGACTCCCTAACTCCTTCAAACCCGCATTGCTCGCGTTCGCCGCGGCCACCGCTTTCGGCGCGCAAGCCGCCGACATCAAGATCGGCGTTGCAGCCGCCCTGTCCGGCGGTGCCGCGCAGTACGGCAGCGCCATCCGCAACGGCTTCCAGCTGGCCGCGGACGAAATCAACGCCGCCGGCGGCATCAACGGCGACAAGATCGTGCTGGCCGTCGAAGACGAGCAGGGCAAGAAGGAAGACGCGATCAACGTCTTCAAGAAGCTGATCTTCCAGGACAAGGTCCTGATGACCTTCGGCCCCACGCTGTCGAACTCGGCCCAGGCGGCCGACCCGATCGCCCAGGCCGCCAAGACGGTGGCCTTCGGCACCTCGAACACGGCCGACGGCATCACCTCGATCGGCGACTACGTGTTCCGCAACTCGGTGACCGAAGCCGACGTGCTGCCCGAGACCCTGCGCGTGGCCATCAAGCACGCCAACGTGAAGAAGGTCGCGGTGCTGTACGGCAACGACGACGTGTTCACCAAGAGCGGCTACGACAACTTCAAGAAGGCCCTGGAAGACCTGAAGCTGCCCGTGACCACGACCGAGACCTTCGCCAAGGGCGACGTCGACTTCAAGGCCCAGCTCACCAAGATCAAGGCCACCAACCCCGACGCCATCGTGCTGTCGGCCCTGCTGGCCGAAGGCGCGCCGATCATGGTGCAGGCCCGCCAGCTCGGCCTGAACGTGCCGGTCATCGGCGGCAACGGCATGAACTCGACCAAGATCTTCGACCTGGCCAAGGGCAGCTCGGACAACCTGTACGTCGGCAGCCCCTGGTCGGCCAGCAACGCCACGCCGGAGAACACCAAGTTCCAGAAGGCCTACAACGACAAGTTCAAGATGGCGCCCGACCAGTTCGCCGCGCAGGCCTACGACGGCCTGTACGTGGTGGCCCAGGCGCTCAAGGGCGTGAAGCTGTCGGGCAACCTGGCGGCCGACCGCACCGCCCTGCGCGACGCGCTGCCGAACGTGAAGTGGACCGGTGCCACCGGCGCCTTCGCCTTCGCGCGCGCCAAGGACAAGGCCGGCAAGCCCGCCGGCTACGACGCGCAGCAGACGGCCATCGTGAGTGTCACGAAGGGCACCGCCTTCGTGATCGAGAAGTAA
- a CDS encoding branched-chain amino acid ABC transporter permease → MLDQQLVNALSLGCVYALFALGFTLIFGVLGVINLSHGAVFMVGAYAAAEFMRVSGMPLWVGLPFAFAFCGVLGFLVDVLVLKPLRKRNAPHLIPMIATIGVAIILNNGIQGIFGAENLRFPPGTIPDDALVFAGIHVTVLELGIVLASFVLMGVLMLSLQRTQLGRALRAIAESPKAAYLVGVNVEGLFYLTSFVAAGLGGVAGVLIGLYSNALFPLMGQPMLEKGIAVIILGGMGDIRGALLGGLFLGFAEVLSVAYVGSNMRDAVAFGLLFLVLLVRPKGLFGSLKERKV, encoded by the coding sequence GTGCTCGATCAGCAGCTTGTCAACGCCTTGTCGCTCGGGTGCGTCTACGCACTCTTCGCGCTCGGCTTCACACTCATATTCGGCGTGCTCGGCGTCATCAACCTCTCGCACGGCGCGGTGTTCATGGTCGGCGCGTATGCCGCGGCCGAATTCATGCGCGTCTCGGGCATGCCGCTGTGGGTCGGCCTGCCTTTCGCCTTCGCCTTCTGCGGCGTGCTGGGGTTCCTTGTCGACGTGCTGGTGCTCAAACCGCTGCGCAAGCGCAACGCACCCCACCTGATTCCGATGATCGCCACCATCGGCGTGGCCATCATCCTGAACAACGGCATCCAGGGCATCTTCGGCGCGGAGAACCTGCGCTTTCCGCCCGGCACCATTCCCGACGACGCGCTGGTGTTCGCCGGCATCCACGTCACCGTGCTCGAACTGGGCATCGTGCTCGCATCGTTCGTGCTGATGGGCGTGCTGATGCTGTCGCTGCAGCGCACCCAACTGGGCCGCGCGCTGCGCGCCATTGCCGAGTCGCCCAAGGCGGCGTACCTGGTGGGCGTGAACGTCGAGGGCCTGTTCTACCTGACCTCGTTCGTGGCCGCCGGCCTGGGCGGCGTGGCGGGCGTGCTGATCGGCCTGTATTCGAATGCGCTCTTCCCGCTGATGGGCCAGCCGATGCTCGAAAAGGGCATCGCGGTGATCATCCTGGGCGGCATGGGCGACATCCGCGGCGCGCTGCTCGGCGGCCTGTTCCTCGGTTTTGCCGAAGTGCTGTCGGTGGCCTACGTGGGTTCCAACATGCGCGACGCGGTGGCCTTCGGCCTGCTGTTCCTCGTGCTGCTGGTGCGTCCCAAGGGCCTGTTCGGCTCGCTCAAGGAGCGCAAGGTCTAG
- a CDS encoding TRAP transporter small permease subunit, with the protein MQGLLKLSRAIDWLNAQVGRYAIWLILAATVISALNAVVRKIFNTSSNAFLEVQWYLFAWSFLIAAGFTLLHREHVRIDVINSRLSKRKQVWIDIIGFAFFLTPLCLTVLYLSMPVVMQMFRSGEMSGNSGGLIRWPVWAALPVGFVLLMLQGWSELIKRIAFLRGQGPDPMGRLTDKTAEAELIEALRLQAEKDAAKAGTPAPGPQH; encoded by the coding sequence ATGCAAGGCTTGCTCAAGCTTTCCCGGGCCATCGACTGGCTCAATGCCCAGGTGGGCAGATACGCGATCTGGCTGATCCTGGCCGCCACGGTGATCAGCGCGCTCAACGCGGTCGTGCGCAAGATATTCAACACCAGCTCGAACGCGTTTCTCGAAGTGCAGTGGTATCTGTTCGCCTGGTCGTTCCTGATCGCCGCCGGCTTCACGCTGCTGCACCGCGAGCATGTGCGCATCGACGTGATCAACAGCCGCCTGTCCAAGCGCAAGCAGGTATGGATCGACATCATCGGCTTCGCGTTCTTCCTGACGCCGCTGTGCCTCACGGTGCTCTACCTGTCGATGCCGGTGGTGATGCAGATGTTCCGTTCGGGTGAAATGTCCGGCAACTCGGGCGGGCTGATCCGCTGGCCCGTGTGGGCGGCGCTGCCGGTCGGCTTCGTGCTGCTGATGCTGCAGGGCTGGTCCGAACTGATCAAGCGCATCGCATTCCTGCGCGGCCAGGGTCCGGACCCGATGGGCCGGCTGACCGACAAGACGGCCGAGGCCGAACTGATCGAAGCCCTGCGCCTGCAGGCCGAGAAAGACGCAGCCAAGGCCGGTACGCCGGCCCCGGGCCCGCAACACTGA
- a CDS encoding MFS transporter: MTVLRSDIPARLDRLPWSRWHWRVVIALGVAWVLDGLEVTLVGSIGAVLERSDTLGLTAGEIGLSGSVYVAGAVIGALLFGRLTDRLGRKKLFLVTLVVYTVGTLATAFSPDFAFFALCRFVTGLGIGGEYAAINSAIDELIPARVRGRVNLAINGSFWIGAGLGAGLSLVLLDPHVIGPVWGWRAGFALGAVLAVAILLVRRDVPESPRWLIAHGRADEARRIVEQIEAEVSAQHGPLPAPQGHVVNYTDARQTSPSMREVARVLFKRYRQRSVVALALMVSQAFFYNAIFFTYALVLTRFYGVPEASVALYIFPFALGNVLGPLLLGPLFDSLGRRKMIALTYVLAGVGLALTGWAFMMGWLDARSQALCWSAVFFLASAAASSAYLTVSEVFPLEMRAMAIAIFYAVGMGAGGFAAPLLFGLLIETGSRGAVMVGYGIGAVLVIVAGLLALRYAADAERKPLEEVAPPLAAEGDGER, from the coding sequence ATGACGGTACTGCGCAGCGACATCCCCGCCCGCCTGGACCGCCTGCCGTGGTCGCGCTGGCACTGGCGCGTGGTGATCGCGCTGGGCGTGGCCTGGGTGCTCGACGGCCTGGAGGTCACGCTGGTGGGCTCCATCGGCGCGGTGCTCGAACGGTCCGACACGCTGGGCCTCACGGCCGGCGAGATCGGGCTGTCGGGCTCGGTGTACGTGGCGGGCGCGGTGATCGGCGCCCTGCTCTTCGGCCGGCTCACCGACCGGCTCGGGCGCAAGAAGCTCTTTCTCGTCACGCTGGTGGTCTACACGGTGGGCACGCTGGCCACGGCGTTTTCCCCTGACTTCGCGTTCTTCGCGCTGTGCCGCTTCGTCACCGGGCTGGGCATCGGCGGCGAGTACGCGGCCATCAACTCGGCCATCGACGAGCTGATTCCGGCGCGCGTGCGCGGGCGCGTCAACCTCGCGATCAACGGCAGCTTTTGGATCGGCGCCGGCCTCGGCGCGGGGCTGAGCCTGGTGCTGCTGGACCCGCATGTGATCGGCCCGGTGTGGGGCTGGCGCGCGGGCTTCGCGCTGGGCGCTGTGCTGGCGGTGGCCATCCTGCTGGTGCGGCGCGACGTGCCCGAGAGCCCGCGCTGGCTCATTGCACACGGTCGCGCGGACGAAGCCAGGCGCATCGTCGAGCAGATCGAGGCGGAGGTCTCCGCGCAGCACGGCCCGCTGCCCGCGCCGCAGGGCCATGTCGTGAACTACACCGACGCGCGCCAGACCAGCCCGTCGATGCGCGAAGTGGCGCGCGTGCTGTTCAAGCGCTACCGGCAGCGCAGCGTGGTGGCGCTTGCGCTGATGGTGTCGCAGGCCTTCTTCTACAACGCGATCTTCTTCACCTACGCGCTGGTTCTCACGCGCTTCTATGGCGTGCCTGAAGCCAGCGTGGCGCTCTACATCTTTCCGTTCGCGCTCGGCAACGTGCTGGGGCCTCTGCTGCTGGGCCCGCTGTTCGACAGCCTGGGCCGACGCAAGATGATCGCGCTGACCTATGTGCTCGCGGGCGTGGGCCTGGCGCTCACCGGCTGGGCCTTCATGATGGGCTGGCTCGACGCGCGCAGCCAGGCGCTGTGCTGGTCGGCGGTGTTCTTTTTGGCTTCGGCAGCGGCAAGCTCTGCCTATCTCACGGTGAGCGAAGTGTTCCCGCTGGAGATGCGCGCGATGGCCATCGCGATCTTCTATGCCGTCGGCATGGGCGCGGGCGGCTTCGCCGCGCCGCTGCTGTTCGGCCTGCTGATCGAGACCGGCAGCCGGGGCGCGGTGATGGTGGGCTACGGCATCGGCGCGGTGCTGGTCATCGTGGCGGGTCTGCTGGCCCTGCGCTATGCGGCCGACGCGGAACGAAAGCCGCTGGAAGAAGTGGCGCCGCCGCTGGCGGCCGAGGGCGACGGCGAACGCTGA